One window from the genome of Asterias amurensis chromosome 12, ASM3211899v1 encodes:
- the LOC139945174 gene encoding 5-hydroxytryptamine receptor 2C-like, which translates to MGSLEVVNSTMTSLEPFSSNPSVSNASLPYDTAATTTEGVMIADIQIPNQNWMFLFLLLVIFVSVVGNLLVCLAIMTERALHSATNYFLFSMAIADLMVALLVMPIGLVKYLLGVWLLGPTMCNIWVSLDVLCCTSSIMHICTISLDRYLAICNPFTTQHRSRFQTPGKIIIVWLISITLCSPIFVLGFVSTSEVLNVEICIMTNRLFAIYGSIIAFFIPLVIVIVTYGRTAYILNKKARAFGSSNMSRNPSDASRGDTSPHRSSIFSKAVICYQQCTDTNGNNATDSCTSDIYEKITNEELQLNMMNNRMLNLKADTLTLDSSPRILRSPSNLERPGLEMRRSTSGMSGKGYRAKINTERRASKVLGLVFVVFLIGWTPFFITNFFSAVCSSCDIDPTYFSIFEWLGWASSMVNPFIYTIFNKTFQRTFWKLITCRWRIKKKHRHQKLKRASTIIEIKQTNNGV; encoded by the exons ATG GGGTCACTCGAGGTTGTTAACTCCACCATGACCAGCTTAGAGCCATTTAGTTCGAACCCATCAGTCAGCAATGCTTCGCTACCCTATGACACAGCAGCCACAACTACTGAGGGTGTAATGATAGCGGACATCCAAATCCCGAACCAAAACTGGATGTTCCTGTTCCTGTTATTGGTGATCTTTGTTTCTGTTGTCGGAAACCTCTTGGTATGTCTCGCTATTATGACAGAGAGGGCGCTCCACAGCGCGACAAACTACTTCCTGTTCTCCATGGCCATTGCTGACCTCATGGTGGCACTGTTGGTGATGCCGATAGGTCTAGTCAAGTATTTACTTG GGGTGTGGCTTTTGGGACCAACGATGTGTAACATCTGGGTATCTCTAGACGTCTTATGTTGCACCTCATCTATAATGCACATCTGCACCATCTCATTGGATCGATACCTTGCCATCTGTAACCCCTTCACAACGCAACATCGATCACGCTTCCAAACGCCGGGAAAGATTATCATTGTTTGGTTGATCAGTATCACGCTATGCAGCCCCATCTTTGTTCTTGGGTTTGTGTCAACGTCTGAGGTCTTAAACGTGGAGATTTGCATCATGACCAATCGGCTCTTCGCGATTTACGGATCGATCATCGCGTTCTTTATCCCGCTAGTTATTGTGATTGTCACGTACGGGAGAACAGCGTACATTCTGAACAAAAAGGCCCGAGCGTTCGGTTCAAGTAACATGAGTAGGAATCCTTCGGATGCGTCGCGGGGAGATACGAGCCCTCATCGCTCGTCCATTTTCTCCAAGGCTGTGATATGTTACCAACAATGCACGGATACCAATGGCAACAATGCAACTGACTCGTGCACGTCTGATATATATGAAAAGATAACGAATGAAGAGTTGCAACTCAATATGATGAACAACAGAATGTTGAATCTTAAGGCTGATACATTGACTCTTGACAGCAGTCCCAGGATTCTACGCTCTCCCAGCAACTTGGAGAGGCCAGGACTCGAGATGCGACGGTCAACGTCTGGGATGTCAGGTAAAGGCTATCGGGCAAAGATCAACACCGAGCGACGAGCTAGTAAGGTCCTCGGTCTCGTCTTTGTGGTGTTTCTAATCGGATGGACTCCGTTCTTCATAACCAACTTCTTTTCCGCCGTGTGTAGCTCGTGTGATATTGACCCGACTTACTTCTCCATCTTTGAATGGTTGGGGTGGGCCTCGAGTATGGTCAACCCGTTCATCTACACCATCTTCAATAAGACATTTCAAAGGACTTTCTGGAAGCTTATCACATGTCGATGGCGCATTAAGAAGAAGCATCGTCATCAGAAACTCAAGAGAGCAAGTACAATTATTGagatcaaacaaactaacaatGGTGTATAA